The Misgurnus anguillicaudatus chromosome 15, ASM2758022v2, whole genome shotgun sequence genome has a window encoding:
- the uri1 gene encoding unconventional prefoldin RPB5 interactor 1 produces the protein MAASVKTKRSNELPRGVERLKEEHRKVVKDCRAKIEHWKKVEKDYECLQDRLRTLPDKLSYDIMVPFGPLAFMPGKLVHTNELTVLLGDNWFAKCSAKQADTLVEHRKKHVNKALEDLEKVMKNFQNKANFTDDLEKLAGVADGTGDFVDIREELINEKEVTKGKHRLAHKPNSKPKQEYMLEQKDNGEEDRVLNKGVLSEEELWARLDELEHMEKMQDERYRLDSTDTNGEDTTSSSSEEEKEADGGSSVQLNGHQEEMNWLPASQVNGTSGSHPEVEEEEDGEEETGNGLPTIYFSHTVEPKKVRINTGKNTTLKFSERKEQKEQAKRKKKNGKSNGHENYKITTPADIYRVFVDLVNGELMPRKSILKSRSRENSVCSDTSESSAADFEERRTTFGRTMSHDDATHSDTSDGITEEDSPTGISPHINGRFEAFTGTVIEKDPMPTSIPHLTISPPALPTIPERKLEELGPEVPQEPPKRMSKFKATRLQQK, from the exons ATGGCTGCAAGTGTGAAAACGAAAAGGAGTAATGAGCTGCCTCGAGGCGTTGAGAGGTTAAAAGAGGAGCACAGGAAG GTGGTGAAAGATTGCAGAGCTAAAATTGAGCACTG GAAAAAAGTGGAGAAAGACTATGAATGTCTCCAGGACCGCCTCAGGACCCTGCCTGACAAGTTGTCTTATGATATTATG GTACCATTTGGTCCCTTGGCTTTCATGCCAGGAAAGCTGGTTCACACTAATGAATTAACAGTGCTCCTTGGTGATAACTGGTTTGCAAAGTGTTCTGCCAAACAGGCAGACACTCTTGTGGAACACAGGAAGAAAC ATGTAAACAAAGCACTAGAAGATTTAGAGAAAGTAATGAAGAACTTTCAGAATAAAGCAAACTTCACAGATGATCTTGAAAAATTGGCCGGT GTGGCTGATGGTACTGGAGATTTTGTAGACATTAGAGAAGAGCTGATAAATGAGAAGGAAGTTACTAAAG GTAAGCATCGACTGGCCCACAAACCCAACTCAAAACCCAAGCAGGAGTATATGCTGGAGCAGAAAGACAATGGAGAAGAAGATAGAGTGCTAAACAAAGGGGTGCTGTCTGAGGAAGAGCTGTGGGCTCGACTTGATGAATTGGAGCATATGGAGAAAATGCAAGATGAAAGATACCG ATTGGACAGCACAGACACTAATGGAGAAGACACCACTTCCTCTTCGTCAGAAGAAGAGAAGGAAGCAGATGGTGGTAGCAGTGTCCAGCTCAATGGTCATCAGGAGGAAATGAACTGGTTACCCGCATCTCAGGTGAATGGTACTAGCGGCTCACATCCTGAGGTGGAGGAAGAGGAAGATGGTGAGGAGGAAACAGGAAACGGTCTTCCAACAATCTACTTTTCTCACACTGTGGAGCCCAAAAAG gtaagaataaaCACAGGAAAGAACACCACACTGAAGTTCAGCGAGAGAAAAGAACAAAAGGAACAAGCCAAACGGAAAAAGAAAAATGGCAAAAGTAATGGTCACGAAAATTACAAGATCACAACCCCAGCAGACATTTATAG GGTGTTTGTGGACTTGGTGAATGGAGAACTCATGCCACGGAAGTCTATTTTGAAGTCACGCAGCCGTGAGAACAGCGTGTGCAGTGACACCAGCGAGAGCAGCGCAGCTGATTTTGAAGAGCGTCGGACCACATTCGGTCGCACAATGAGCCATGATGACGCCACACACAGTGACACCAGCGATGGCATTACAGAGGAGGATAGCCCAACTGGCATCAGCCCTCACATCAATGGACGCTTTGAG GCTTTTACAGGCACAGTAATTGAAAAGGATCCCATGCCAACCTCCATTCCACACCTGACAATCTCCCCTCCTGCTTTACCCACAATCCCGGAGAGAAAGCTGGAGGAGCTGGGTCCAGAGGTACCTCAGGAGCCACCCAAGAGGATGTCCAAATTTAAAGCTACACGTTTGCAACAGAAATGA
- the tshz3a gene encoding teashirt homolog 3 codes for MPRRKQQAPQRAAAYDSENVKETTLQIDGIRSDCSATKKPKGTNDLEEELKNSVAEQDSSTTAELSGHDVDSESHISESSEPTSDADSTSIKNEEATGEFLKDCSEDSVCSSDSLEQMKAIYKSFLNNPYWSFFNLNSSQLYSEEQPANSSDSSSNNSSPGRDWHQSAIAKTLQQVSQKQPVSLEPSLFSTVQLYRQSTKLYGSIFTGASKFHCKSCSAAYDTLLELTVHMNETDHYRDDNHESASKGGKSWSKPRKRSLLEMEGKEDAQRVLRCMYCGHSFESLQDLSVHMIKTKHYQKVPLREPRTAMAAKVVSSFKKRVPVELDSANFLHTTEQRSTNGGQASDIFQMYSEHSLTNEDDSKDQKSTSRGVQSKSQNIRCLECGISHDSLQQLSAHMMLTGHFARATKSSTKTDKPLPKQTTLPPHTKSKCEKAKSGKQRSSLLSATGILESSSPSPASRISGNKAQEVKSQKDSECQESANVKDSKARFGISSQRDYLTEEDLKESPKMEFDILKSLEDTVATAINKAQRGAPSWGGYQSIHAAYQLQNHLKPAMINSGCLSSLQLSASGQEVQSLDKSPGTTPSALSTTLNVNKVDEDKVIEKVAEVKEQYKYINGQESPHRQLFPAHALNMKEKIQASSSPNLDQIVASMIRVSEDNTDVKDIQQHIQDFRNPPTSVSDHYDDSALLSVQSEPKQPTVSPLSALQSVMNLHLGKAAKPVRPVQDPMSMLLRMSNSMAERAALAGPSGHSTKLSQLLSHCHEIEQPIDLSKGKSEQCLKAASLPGKALSSSVSGASISESTGSNVLTPVSPLRENALSDISDMLRNLSGTHVLKPPKLLCRTVQSEIEDAHISDEAEDMPMVQKRKGRQSHWKPQHLLILQAQFTLCLRKTADGKYVISDLSSQERMVISHITGLSLTTISHWLANVKYQLRRTGRTKFIKNIDSGHPVFYCSECTTQFQARSTYICHLESHLGFKMKDLAKLTSKDLSRKITKNSRSPPVKSAHPAVSPARGNQEQPQPVPITLF; via the coding sequence CGTATGATTCAGAGAATGTTAAAGAGACCACCCTACAGATTGATGGCATCAGAAGTGATTGCTCAGCAACCAAGAAACCAAAGGGGACAAATGACTTGGAAGAAGAATTAAAAAACTCAGTGGCTGAACAAGATTCGTCTACTACTGCTGAGCTTTCAGGACATGATGTTGACAGTGAATCTCACATAAGTGAGTCTAGTGAACCCACATCAGATGCTGACAGCACCTCAATTAAAAATGAGGAGGCAACAGGAGAGTTTCTAAAAGACTGTTCTGAAGACTCTGTTTGTAGTTCAGACAGCCTAGAACAGATGAAGGCTATTTACAAAAGCTTCCTGAATAATCCTTACTGgtctttttttaacttaaactcCTCTCAGCTTTATTCAGAAGAACAGCCTGCTAATAGCAGCGATAGTAGCAGCAACAATAGCAGTCCTGGGCGCGACTGGCATCAGTCTGCTATCGCAAAGACACTCCAACAGGTGTCTCAGAAACAACCGGTTTCACTTGAACCAAGTCTTTTCTCCACTGTCCAGCTCTACCGCCAAAGCACCAAACTATATGGGTCCATATTTACCGGTGCTAGCAAATTCCACTGTAAAAGCTGTAGTGCTGCATATGACACTTTGCTTGAACTGACTGTTCACATGAACGAAACGGACCACTATCGTGATGACAACCATGAAAGTGCCAGCAAAGGCGGCAAATCATGGTCCAAGCCACGTAAGCGATCCCTTTTAGAGATGGAGGGCAAGGAAGATGCCCAGAGAGTTTTACGCTGTATGTACTGTGGGCACTCTTTTGAATCATTGCAAGATCTTAGCGTGCATATGATAAAGACTAAGCATTATCAGAAAGTCCCTTTAAGAGAGCCAAGAACAGCAATGGCTGCTAAAGTTGTCTCTTCCTTTAAAAAGAGGGTCCCAGTGgagttggatagtgcaaatttTTTGCACACCACAGAACAAAGAAGTACCAATGGAGGGCAGGCCAGTGATATTTTTCAGATGTATTCAGAACACTCTTTAACCAATGAAGATGACTCGAAAGATCAGAAAAGCACTAGCCGTGGTGTGCAGTCCAAGTCTCAGAACATCAGATGTTTGGAGTGTGGAATTTCGCATGACTCTTTGCAGCAGCTGAGCGCTCACATGATGTTGACCGGTCACTTTGCAAGAGCCACCAAATCATCAACAAAGACGGACAAGCCCCTTCCAAAACAAACAACCTTGCCTCCTCACACCAAAAGTAAGTGTGAGAAGGCAAAGTCAGGTAAACAACGTTCTTCTCTTCTGTCAGCCACAGGAATCCTAGAGTCATCTTCCCCATCCCCAGCAAGCAGGATCAGCGGGAATAAGGCACAGGAAGTAAAATCTCAAAAAGACAGTGAATGCCAGGAATCTGCAAATGTTAAAGATTCTAAGGCAAGATTTGGCATATCTTCACAACGTGATTACCTCACTGAGGAGGACCTTAAGGAAAGTCCCAAAATGGAGTTTGATATTCTCAAATCACTTGAGGACACGGTAGCAACAGCTATAAACAAAGCACAGAGGGGTGCCCCGAGCTGGGGGGGTTATCAAAGCATTCACGCAGCTTATCAGTTACAAAACCACCTAAAACCTGCTATGATTAACTCAGGCTGTCTGTCCTCTTTACAACTATCAGCCAGTGGACAGGAAGTCCAGTCCTTAGACAAAAGTCCAGGAACCACACCAAGTGCTCTTTCAACCACACTTAATGTCAATAAAGTGGATGAGGATAAAGTTATAGAAAAGGTTGCTGAAGTGAAGGaacaatataaatacataaatggtCAGGAATCCCCACATCGCCAGCTGTTCCCAGCCCAtgctttaaatatgaaagaaaaaatacaAGCGTCAAGCTCTCCAAATCTTGATCAAATAGTTGCATCTATGATTCGCGTCAGTGAGGATAACACAGATGTGAAGGATATTCAACAGCACATACAGGACTTCAGAAATCCTCCAACCTCTGTGTCTGATCATTATGATGATTCTGCTCTTCTGTCTGTCCAATCTGAGCCAAAACAACCCACTGTTAGTCCTCTAAGTGCCCTTCAGTCTGTTATGAACCTTCATCTTGGTAAAGCTGCCAAACCTGTGAGGCCTGTCCAGGACCCTATGAGTATGCTTCTCAGGATGAGCAACAGCATGGCGGAAAGGGCTGCACTTGCCGGTCCATCTGGACATTCGACAAAACTAAGCCAGTTACTTTCCCATTGCCATGAAATTGAACAACCAATAGACTTGTCCAAAGGCAAAAGTGAACAATGTCTCAAAGCTGCTTCTTTACCAGGAAAAGCATTGAGTTCCTCTGTTTCCGGTGCATCTATCAGTGAATCCACTGGTTCCAACGTACTCACACCCGTTAGTCCTTTACGTGAAAATGCCCTCTCAGACATTTCAGACATGCTGCGTAATCTATCAGGCACTCATGTTTTGAAGCCCCCAAAACTTTTATGTAGGACAGTGCAGTCAGAAATTGAGGATGCACATATCTCAGATGAGGCAGAGGACATGCCCATGGTGCAAAAACGTAAAGGTAGGCAGTCACACTGGAAACCCCAACACTTGCTGATTTTGCAGGCCCAGTTCACTTTATGCCTCAGGAAGACAGCTGATGGAAAGTATGTGATATCAGACTTGAGCTCCCAGGAAAGGATGGTCATATCACATATAACAGGTCTGTCTTTGACAACCATCAGCCACTGGCTGGCCAATGTGAAATATCAGCTAAGACGGACAGGCAGAACAAagtttataaagaacatcgACTCTGGCCACCCAGTTTTCTACTGTAGTGAATGTACTACACAGTTCCAAGCTCGCTCCACATATATCTGTCACCTTGAGTCACACCTTGGGTTTAAAATGAAAGACTTAGCCAAACTTACTTCTAAGGATCTCAGCAGGAAGATTACAAAGAACTCCAGAAGCCCCCCTGTAAAATCTGCACATCCTGCTGTATCACCTGCTAGAGGAAATCAGGAACAACCACAGCCAGTACctattacattattttaa